In Apis mellifera strain DH4 linkage group LG1, Amel_HAv3.1, whole genome shotgun sequence, the sequence aatcGTTCAACGGTTAGTTTTCTGACGAAGCGTTTATATACAATGTGAAAGATAGTGACTTattgtatgaaaaaagaatcaaataaaaacaactaaagtaattaaaagtattaaaaaaatttattttataaaaatgaatgatacacgtaatatgaaaaaagaaaaaaaacaacacaTACAAGTTTTTGTTCGTGTCAGGTAAATAcaacttaatatataaaatagttacaaaattttattttaaaaaatataatattatatttatatttatattcttattttataatagaccAACgaataatgttgaaaaaattggaaaatcaaTAACGGTTGTTGATGTACAATCTAACAAAGAAGTGATCATTCGTGAAAGACCTCatgataaatttacaaaaaaattcacttttgaTAAAGTATTTGGAACTAATGCAAAGCaggtatatatttcaataagacaatatttcagaatagtttaataattaataagaaatttttagatcCAAGTATATAATGCAGTTGTTAGTCCTTTACTGGAAGAAGTTTTGGCTGGATATAATTGCACAGTATTTGCTTATGGGCAAACTGGTACTGGAAAGACTTTTACTATGGAAGGAACTGATAATGATCCATCATTACATTGGCAAACAGTTggtttaacattttctttctaccaataattatcttgaaataaacaacataaaagaatatattgtatattgtaatgtatgcatatatatatacatatatatacacacacacatatatatatatgtatatatctgtaAAACTTACAGGATTCTACCGCTGGAATTATACCACGATCTCTAAGTCATTTATTTGATGAATTACGAGTATTAGAGGTACAAGAATATTCAGTGAGAGCTAGTttcttagaattatataatgaagaaatatttgatttattatcttcCAGTGATGATGCTGCTAAAATAAGGTAATtaacttgtaatttatttgtttatgtaatattttgatttattaaaattatttaaaatcatttaaaaggATATATGAAGATCCAACTAAGAAAGGTGCAGTAATAGTACATGGCTTAGAAGAAATgacaatacataataaaaatgaagtatTCAACATTCTTCAGAAAGGATCAGAAAAACGACAGACTGCAGCTACTTTAATGAATGCACATTCAAGGTTAATATtggtaaatatttagaataggagtcactgattttaataattttcattgattttaaaaatcttataatatattgcagAATCAAcatactaaataattttttttataatataatcattattaagttctagtttttaattatttataaaagtatttttaatttgtgataaaataatgctgattatacttaaattaaatttggatttgataataaaaaaataatttcaatatatatgaaatttattaaatattataaatttatgaaaaaaatgatttgggTTAATTTGACATTTGCTACAGAGGTTTGGTgaagtttcttaaaaaaatctaattcattttgattcatttttttatcctatttctatatgaattttctattttaggtTGAAATccagtttaaaaaattgatttattatattatctctaaatatatctaaaagttcaaaaatataattatgattaatattaaaatatttctgtttttatttcgaaaattatgattatatttgtaggaaaaatttattcaaaattatatagactatgacaatatatttcaattttattatattgaaatattactattgtaatttgtaaaatgactcctattctaaataattatttatgcatctttaacattttgaaatttaataaatattattaacataaatattattttagtcgTTCCcatacaatattttctatcacTGTTCATATAAAGGAAAATACTATTGAtggagaagaattattaaaaacgggAAAACTAAATTTAGTTGATCTAGCTGGTAGTGAAAATGTTGGAAGATCTGGTGCTGTTGATCGAAGAGCAAGAGAAGCAGGCAATATTAATCAATCACTATTAACTTTAGGTCGAGTTATAACAGCACTTGCAGAGAAAACTCCACATGTTCCTTATcggtaaaattgatataaaagtgtaaacttaaatttataaaatattttcaaatttttatgtattccatttattttttatatatagggaATCTAAATTAACACGATTACTCCAAGAATCATTAGGTGGACGTACAAGAACTTCAATAATTGCTACAATATCTCCTGCTAGTATTAATCTTGAAGAAACATTGTCAACATTGGATTATGCACATCGCGcaagaaatattacaaatcgacctgaaattaatcaaaaattttctaagaaaGCATTGCTTCAagaatatattgaagaaattgaaagattaaagaaagatttaatagCATGTCGTGAACGAAATGGTATTTATTTAACTCCAGATAGTTATAATGAAATGCAATCTTTGATAGAATTTCAAAgtaaagaaatagaagaaaaattaaatcatattaaagcCCTTGAAGAATGCATGAATTCTAAAgaggtaattattaattaaaatttaataattcttattatgtttttattgtgttctaataaaaataataaaaaaattgttattttagcaaatatttatagaactaaaatcaaaaaattctgaacaagcatacgaattattaaatgtaaaaaataaattggaaagcaCAGTAAACACTTTAATGTCAACGTCATCACGTTTAGCAATATTAgaacgagaaaaagaggaacaaAAACATCTTGTTGAGAAACATGCATAtactgaaaatattcttttgtcaCAAGTACAAACAGTTTTAGATGTTGCAAATATTGTCACTTCAGATGTGAATAAACTTCATgacaaaatttttcgtaaaatgtGAGTCATTTCTCTAAAatctagaattatttaatattatatttatgaaataaaaattaatattttgtttataggCAAATAGgacaacaaaataaatatcttggccatcaatttaaaaacaatactaaagaacaaattaaaaatatagaaattaatattacaacacATATTGAAAACTTAACACAGTTCTgtgtatctataaaaaatcatattggtaattatttattagcatttgatagaaatattgaattttaaatatagatataaatgtaaatattatattattttttcagataaggaaaatattttaattagtggAGATATTGATCAGTCGATTCAAGTTATATCCCAAGATCTTGCTAATTTCAggcaaaatataattcatgagttaatgaaaaatataaatgattttgtatgtataagtttataatatttaatatttaatatttcatcaattctcatgattattataatcagatttcataataattattttaatatttttgttttttcttttagtatttaaaataccAACAATGGTTTGAAAATGgaagtaaaaatattgcagatataatagataaaaaaacttgtatgttaaataatatttctttctatattgcACAAAAACTTCaacaattaatagaaaataaaatagctgAAGACTTACAAGTTTTGAATGACGATGTTTctcaaaatatcgataatttgatAGAATTTACAAAGGAAACAGTAATAtcgatttctaaatattctattgaaaagcaggattgtttaaataaacaaatattagaaattaaagaacatattaaaaatattcgacaaaatcaaaacgatatttcagagaaacgaacaaattttataaaggtaaaaatttgttttaatatgtaaaacaaCAATGTAATTACTaaaagcataaaaatattgtatttcgaTTACATCAGTCAATTTATGTCAATTTTAATgactcaataataattatgaatgatatcatattagaaatatatatatatatatatatatatatatatatatatatatataataaataaaaaatgttgaatataattttcttatataaatcggctgaatttgaatgattatattgaaaagataaataattatattttcataatcaaatatctctttttcttttaatctatatataactttatgaaattaaaatattattatacttttaacatATCATTCTTCTATTTGCAGATGATGGACAATTTGCAATGTTGTTTCAATGAAGtacagaaagaagaagaagaaaatcattttacaacatgtaatatattaagtaGCATTGATGAAACTTGTGagcttataaataatcaagcTTTAGATATATGCAAAATGAACattgaaaaacgaaaaagtttACAAGAAAAACTTTGCAATGACCtacaaatagtaaaaaaagtaGTTTTTGAAGAAACGGATAAGGTAAAAGATATTAAGTTTTTTAGGCAAATTgtcaacaaattattaatatttacttattgtctattatgtaatttgatatttatttttttaaatagtctCAATTAATAGCCAAAAGTGCTATTGAACaaggtaaaatat encodes:
- the LOC551109 gene encoding kinesin-like protein Klp61F isoform X1 encodes the protein MNDTRNMKKEKKQHIQVFVRVRPTNNVEKIGKSITVVDVQSNKEVIIRERPHDKFTKKFTFDKVFGTNAKQIQVYNAVVSPLLEEVLAGYNCTVFAYGQTGTGKTFTMEGTDNDPSLHWQTDSTAGIIPRSLSHLFDELRVLEVQEYSVRASFLELYNEEIFDLLSSSDDAAKIRIYEDPTKKGAVIVHGLEEMTIHNKNEVFNILQKGSEKRQTAATLMNAHSSRSHTIFSITVHIKENTIDGEELLKTGKLNLVDLAGSENVGRSGAVDRRAREAGNINQSLLTLGRVITALAEKTPHVPYRESKLTRLLQESLGGRTRTSIIATISPASINLEETLSTLDYAHRARNITNRPEINQKFSKKALLQEYIEEIERLKKDLIACRERNGIYLTPDSYNEMQSLIEFQSKEIEEKLNHIKALEECMNSKEQIFIELKSKNSEQAYELLNVKNKLESTVNTLMSTSSRLAILEREKEEQKHLVEKHAYTENILLSQVQTVLDVANIVTSDVNKLHDKIFRKMQIGQQNKYLGHQFKNNTKEQIKNIEINITTHIENLTQFCVSIKNHIDKENILISGDIDQSIQVISQDLANFRQNIIHELMKNINDFYLKYQQWFENGSKNIADIIDKKTCMLNNISFYIAQKLQQLIENKIAEDLQVLNDDVSQNIDNLIEFTKETVISISKYSIEKQDCLNKQILEIKEHIKNIRQNQNDISEKRTNFIKMMDNLQCCFNEVQKEEEENHFTTCNILSSIDETCELINNQALDICKMNIEKRKSLQEKLCNDLQIVKKVVFEETDKSQLIAKSAIEQGKILINKFQMDLNKNCDTLMNYKNCVERNIGEIQKKMEEDKSLILSAINDVYMKVYIAGNEYEKCLNDCKIAFMNVSIEMSQKLENENINATNISSKIIVEIQRILDQVDKFFTEDLYRDIPTGLTPAKKDFQYCKKLIKTSPHGRLLKKYRETLKDIEDIENEPVSNNILKEEAIDAS
- the LOC551109 gene encoding kinesin-like protein KIF11 isoform X2, which codes for MTIHNKNEVFNILQKGSEKRQTAATLMNAHSSRSHTIFSITVHIKENTIDGEELLKTGKLNLVDLAGSENVGRSGAVDRRAREAGNINQSLLTLGRVITALAEKTPHVPYRESKLTRLLQESLGGRTRTSIIATISPASINLEETLSTLDYAHRARNITNRPEINQKFSKKALLQEYIEEIERLKKDLIACRERNGIYLTPDSYNEMQSLIEFQSKEIEEKLNHIKALEECMNSKEQIFIELKSKNSEQAYELLNVKNKLESTVNTLMSTSSRLAILEREKEEQKHLVEKHAYTENILLSQVQTVLDVANIVTSDVNKLHDKIFRKMQIGQQNKYLGHQFKNNTKEQIKNIEINITTHIENLTQFCVSIKNHIDKENILISGDIDQSIQVISQDLANFRQNIIHELMKNINDFYLKYQQWFENGSKNIADIIDKKTCMLNNISFYIAQKLQQLIENKIAEDLQVLNDDVSQNIDNLIEFTKETVISISKYSIEKQDCLNKQILEIKEHIKNIRQNQNDISEKRTNFIKMMDNLQCCFNEVQKEEEENHFTTCNILSSIDETCELINNQALDICKMNIEKRKSLQEKLCNDLQIVKKVVFEETDKSQLIAKSAIEQGKILINKFQMDLNKNCDTLMNYKNCVERNIGEIQKKMEEDKSLILSAINDVYMKVYIAGNEYEKCLNDCKIAFMNVSIEMSQKLENENINATNISSKIIVEIQRILDQVDKFFTEDLYRDIPTGLTPAKKDFQYCKKLIKTSPHGRLLKKYRETLKDIEDIENEPVSNNILKEEAIDAS